From Cricetulus griseus strain 17A/GY chromosome 1 unlocalized genomic scaffold, alternate assembly CriGri-PICRH-1.0 chr1_0, whole genome shotgun sequence, a single genomic window includes:
- the LOC100772790 gene encoding pyruvate dehydrogenase E1 component subunit alpha, testis-specific form, mitochondrial isoform X3 — protein MRKMLAAVVSHVFSRASQKKPALRGLLASQNFSNDAPCHIKKCDLYRLEEGPPTTTVLTREEALKYYRAMQVIRRMELKSDQMYKQKFIRGFCHLCDGQEACCVGLEAGINPTDHIITSYRAHGLCYTRGLSVKSILAELTGRKGGCAKGKGGSMHMYGKNFYGGNGIVGAQGQVAEAYNLSALWKLPCVFICENNRYGMGTATERAAASTEYHKRGNFIPGLRVNGMDILCVREATKFAAHYCRSGKGPILMELQTYRYHGHSMSDPGISYRSREEVQNMRSKSDPIMLLRERMINNNLSNVEELKEIDADVKKEVEEAAQFATSDPEPPLEELAYHLFYHSPPFGVRGTNKWITYKSVS, from the exons ATGAGGAAGATGCTGGCGGCTGTGGTGTCCCATGTGTTTTCGCGAGCGAGCCAGAAGAAGCCAGCTCTGCGGGGGCTGCTGGCATCGCAGAACTTCTCCAACGACGCCCCCTGCCACATCAAGAAGTGCGACCTGTACCGGCTGGAGGAGGGCCCGCCCACCACGACGGTGCTCACCCGGGAGGAGGCCCTCAAGTACTACCGGGCCATGCAGGTGATTCGGCGCATGGAGCTCAAGTCGGACCAGATGTACAAGCAGAAGTTCATCCGCGGCTTCTGCCACCTGTGCGACGGGCAGGAAGCCTGCTGCGTGGGGCTGGAGGCAGGCATCAACCCCACGGACCACATCATCACGTCCTACCGGGCCCACGGCCTGTGCTACACGCGGGGGCTGTCGGTCAAATCCATCCTGGCCGAGCTGACGGGACGCAAGGGGGGCTGCGCGAAAGGCAAGGGAGGCTCCATGCACATGTACGGCAAGAACTTCTACGGGGGCAACGGCATTGTCGGGGCCCAG GGCCAGGTGGCGGAAGCTTACAACCTGTCGGCCCTGTGGAAACTACCCTGCGTTTTCATCTGTGAGAATAACCGCTACGGAATGGGGACAGCCACCGAGAGGGCAGCAGCCAGCACCGAGTACCACAAGAGAGGCAACTTCATCCCGGGGCTGAGGGTGAACGGAATGGACATCCTCTGTGTCCGCGAGGCGACCAAGTTCGCGGCTCACTACTGCAGGTCTGGGAAAGGGCCCATTTTGATGGAACTGCAGACCTACCGATATCATGGACACAGTATGAGCGATCCAGGGATCAGTTACCGTTCGCGAGAAGAAGTTCAAAACATGCGAAGCAAGAGCGATCCGATTATGCTGCTCCGAGAGAGAATGATAAACAACAACCTGAGCAATGTGGAGGAATTGAAGGAAATCGACGCGGATGTGAAAAAAGAAGTCGAGGAGGCAGCCCAGTTTGCTACATCTGATCCCGAACCACCTTTGGAAGAGTTAGCCTATCACCTCTTCTACCACAGTCCGCCTTTTGGAGTGCGTGGTACAAATAAGTGGATCACGTATAAGTCCGTCAGTTAG
- the LOC100772790 gene encoding pyruvate dehydrogenase E1 component subunit alpha, testis-specific form, mitochondrial isoform X2: MRKMLAAVVSHVFSRASQKKPALRGLLASQNFSNDAPCHIKKCDLYRLEEGPPTTTVLTREEALKYYRAMQVIRRMELKSDQMYKQKFIRGFCHLCDGQEACCVGLEAGINPTDHIITSYRAHGLCYTRGLSVKSILAELTGRKGGCAKGKGGSMHMYGKNFYGGNGIVGAQVPLGAGVAFARKYLGTNEICLALYGDGAANQGQVAEAYNLSALWKLPCVFICENNRYGMGTATERAAASTEYHKRGNFIPGLRVNGMDILCVREATKFAAHYCRSGKGPILMELQTYRYHGHSMSDPGISYRSREEVQNMRSKSDPIMLLRERMINNNLSNVEELKEIDADVKKEVEEAAQFATSDPEPPLEELAYHLFYHSPPFGVRGTNKWITYKSVS, from the coding sequence ATGAGGAAGATGCTGGCGGCTGTGGTGTCCCATGTGTTTTCGCGAGCGAGCCAGAAGAAGCCAGCTCTGCGGGGGCTGCTGGCATCGCAGAACTTCTCCAACGACGCCCCCTGCCACATCAAGAAGTGCGACCTGTACCGGCTGGAGGAGGGCCCGCCCACCACGACGGTGCTCACCCGGGAGGAGGCCCTCAAGTACTACCGGGCCATGCAGGTGATTCGGCGCATGGAGCTCAAGTCGGACCAGATGTACAAGCAGAAGTTCATCCGCGGCTTCTGCCACCTGTGCGACGGGCAGGAAGCCTGCTGCGTGGGGCTGGAGGCAGGCATCAACCCCACGGACCACATCATCACGTCCTACCGGGCCCACGGCCTGTGCTACACGCGGGGGCTGTCGGTCAAATCCATCCTGGCCGAGCTGACGGGACGCAAGGGGGGCTGCGCGAAAGGCAAGGGAGGCTCCATGCACATGTACGGCAAGAACTTCTACGGGGGCAACGGCATTGTCGGGGCCCAGGTGCCCCTGGGCGCCGGTGTGGCCTTCGCCCGCAAATACTTGGGAACCAACGAGATCTGCTTGGCCTTGTACGGCGACGGTGCGGCCAACCAGGGCCAGGTGGCGGAAGCTTACAACCTGTCGGCCCTGTGGAAACTACCCTGCGTTTTCATCTGTGAGAATAACCGCTACGGAATGGGGACAGCCACCGAGAGGGCAGCAGCCAGCACCGAGTACCACAAGAGAGGCAACTTCATCCCGGGGCTGAGGGTGAACGGAATGGACATCCTCTGTGTCCGCGAGGCGACCAAGTTCGCGGCTCACTACTGCAGGTCTGGGAAAGGGCCCATTTTGATGGAACTGCAGACCTACCGATATCATGGACACAGTATGAGCGATCCAGGGATCAGTTACCGTTCGCGAGAAGAAGTTCAAAACATGCGAAGCAAGAGCGATCCGATTATGCTGCTCCGAGAGAGAATGATAAACAACAACCTGAGCAATGTGGAGGAATTGAAGGAAATCGACGCGGATGTGAAAAAAGAAGTCGAGGAGGCAGCCCAGTTTGCTACATCTGATCCCGAACCACCTTTGGAAGAGTTAGCCTATCACCTCTTCTACCACAGTCCGCCTTTTGGAGTGCGTGGTACAAATAAGTGGATCACGTATAAGTCCGTCAGTTAG